In Streptococcus pneumoniae, the sequence TGTCAGGTTTTTAATTTCTAACATATTTTCTCCAAATCTGGTATAATGTAGCTATATTATATCAAAATTCAGTACAGTAGAGGTAGATTTTATGTCAGATTGCATTTTTTGTAAAATCATCGCAGGGGAAATTCCTGCTTCAAAAGTATATGAAGATGAGCAGGTCCTTGCCTTTCTTGATATCTCTCAAGTAACACTAGGACACACCTTGGTCGTGCCAAAAGAACACTATCGCAATCTTTTGGAGATGGATGCTACGAGCGCCAGCCAACTCTTTGCCCAAGTACCAAAAGTAGCTCAAAAAGTCATGAAAGTCACTAAGGCTGCTGGTATGAATATCATTTCCAACTGTGAAGAAGTCGCTGGTCAAACAGTTTTTCATACTCACGTTCACCTTGTGCCTCGCTACAGTGCTGACGATGACCTCAAGATTGATTTTATCGCCCACGAACCAGACTTTGACAAACTTGCTCAAGTCGCTGAAACCATCAAAAACGCTTAAGGAGTTGCTATGAAATTATCCAACCTACTGCTATTTGCAGGAGCTGCAGCCGGAAGTTATCTGGTTACAAAAAATCGCCAAACCATCACAGATGAAGTCTTGAATACCACTGACCGCGTTCAAGCTATCAAGGACGATGTGGATATTATCCAAAACAGCCTGCAAATCATTAACCAGCAAAAAGAACTTATCAAGGAATACCAAGAAGACTTGACTTACAAGTTTAAGGTCTTGGAAAAGGATATCCAGACTAGACTAGCTGTGATAAAAGAAATGCAGGGAACTGAAGATAAGTAAAAAGAGCCCCCCGGCTCTTTTTTAAAACGTAAACAAGTTATAGTGAATTGAATTTAGAATAGCACACTATAGTTTCTAAAGCATTGTTAGAGATTACTTTAAAATCCTCTTATCAATTTGTTCATATTCTATTTCAATCTATTATATATATCCCATCAACTATGCATCATAATTTAGGTAACTCATACTCAATAAAAATCAAAAAGCAAACTAGAAAGCTAGGCACAGAC encodes:
- a CDS encoding HIT family protein: MSDCIFCKIIAGEIPASKVYEDEQVLAFLDISQVTLGHTLVVPKEHYRNLLEMDATSASQLFAQVPKVAQKVMKVTKAAGMNIISNCEEVAGQTVFHTHVHLVPRYSADDDLKIDFIAHEPDFDKLAQVAETIKNA